TCGGCAAGTACGGGCAGTACGCCGTAGTAGAACGCATCGTTGGACATGAAGAAGGTAAACGGCATGCTCACCAGCGCGGTGATCACAGCCAGGTAAGGGCCGAGCGCATCCGGGATAACCGCCAGCAGGCTCTTGGACATGGCATCGACCATGCCGGTGCCCGAGAGGATGCCGGTGAAAATGCCCGCAGCGAAAATCAGACCAGTCACCGCCAGTACGCTGCCGGCGTGGGCGGCGACGCGGTCTTTCTGCATTTGCAGGCATGGGTAGTTGACGATCATCGCGATACTGAACGCCACCATGAACAGCACCGGCAGCGGCAACAGGCCGGCGATCAGGGTGCACATCAGGGCGAAAGTCAGCGCGCCGTTGAACCAGATCAGCTTTGGACGGCGGGCGTCCGGGAATTGCGACACGCTGATCTCGCTGTGGTCGATTTCATCACCTTGCAGGTGCAGTTCACCGAGGCGCGCACGTTCACGTTTGCCGTACATGTAGGCGATCACCAGGATCGCCACCACGCCGACGGCCATGGCCGGGATCATCGGTACGAAAATGTCCGAGGGATCCACATGCAATGCACTGGCGGCGCGGGCGGTCGGGCCGCCCCACGGGGTCATGTTCATCACACCACCGGCGAGGATGATCAGGCCGGCCATGATCCGTGGGCTCATACCAATGCGCTTGTACAGGGGCAGCATGGCGGCGACGCAGATCATGTAGGTGGTGGCTCCGTCACCGTCGAGGGACACAACCAGGGCCAGTACCGCGGTGCCCACCGACACTTTCAGCGGGTCGCCCTTGACCATCTTGAGGATCTTGCGCACGGCCGGGTCAAACAGGCCGGAGTCGATCATCAAGGCAAAATAGAGGATAGCGAACATCAGCATCACGCCGGTCGGCGCGAGTTTGGTGATGCCCTCGAGCATCATCGGGCCGATCTTCGGTGCGAAACCGCCGAACAGCGCGAACAGGATAGGCACGATGATCAGGGCGATCAGCGCAGACAGGCGCTTGGTCATGATCAGGAACATGAACGTGATGACCATGGCAAAGCCAAGGAAAGTCAGCATAGGAATACTCCAGGCGTAGCGCGGCTAGGGAATGGCGAACCGGGTTGGGGTCAGCGCAGTACGAAAGGCACGTAGCGTACGGGTGGAGTTGGGGCGAAGAGGCAAGGACGGGCGGACATCAGGAATCACCATTGTTGTTGTTAACAGCCGGTCTGTTGCCGGCAGTGGGGCGATCCTAGACGGGGAAGCTTTCAGCCAGCTTTCGCTGCGTAAGCGGATGATGAGAGGTTTTTCCTCTTTTTTTGTAGGATAGGTCAGCGTGCGTGTGGCGAATCAGGGAATTTCCAAGCCGCCCGCGGCTTTATGCAGCGCTCTCAGATGCTCGCCGACCTGCTTGAGGTTGGCTTCGCAGGCGGCAATCTCGGCGGCGCGAGAAGGCTCCAGCAGCACCCTCACCTCTTTATCCAGATCGCCGGTCAAGGATTGCAGCTGCTTCTGGCGTTCGGCGCTTTCCGATTCCAGGCGTTTGGACTCCGAGGGTTGCGGCAGGCCGTAGCCGCCACTGCCAAGCAGTTCCGCCGGGCGGCTGAGGAAGCCGCTGTTGGCGAGGATCTGTTGCAGCGTTTTATTGGCTTTTTCCATGCCGCCGTTTTTCAGCTCTCGGGCACCGAGGTAGCGTTGCTTGACTTCGTCCTGTGCCAGCATCAGCTGTCTGCGATAGCTCGCCTGTTCCAGCAGCAACAGTGCGGCGCTGGTGCGCAGGTCGGCCTGGCTGAACCATTGGCGGCGTTCTTCTGCGCTGAGGGACAGCCAGTCTTCGACTTGGGTCTGTTTGATCGGCAAGTGTTTGCGCAGCACGTCGAACATCGCCTGGTAACGCTCGCGGAACGAGTCGAAGTGATAACCCAGGCGCAATGCTTCACGTTTGTCGTTGAGTACGCTGGTGTCGGCCAGGCCGCGGGCGCTGAGCACTTCCAGCAAGCCGTTGGGGGTGATGTTGTCCAGGCCGGTCAGTTGCGGGTTGGCGCTGCCACTGCGTAGTAGCTTCAGGCTCTCGACCGCGCAGTTGTTGGAAATGAAAAAGTAGTTGCCGTCGTAGCTCCAGTGCATTTCGGCGGCATGCTCGACGGTGTCTTCTATTTCCTGGCGCGTCAGCTTCAGCGGAACGGACGCCAGCCCGCGCAGTTCGGTCTTGGTGTATTCGTCGATCACCTGGGCCAGTGGTAATACAAACAGCCGCGACGGGTATTTGCCGACCAGTCCATCCCAGCTCGACAACTGCACGTCACTGACGAAGGCGCGGTAGGACAGCACCAGGTGTTGGTCCAAATCCAGCCGACAATCCGGCCCGCGCGGGCGGCCGGGTGCACAGATCACCAGGCGCAACATGCTGTGGCCCCAGCGGCTGACCAGGTTCTGGTTGGCTTCGGCCAGCAAGTAGTCGATTTCATACACCCGCTCAGGGTCGACCTGGCCCAGCGGCGTCTTGGCGAAATCGTTGCCGGCATTCAGGAAGGCGTAGGTTTTGGCGCAGGTGTCTTGCTCGGGCGGCGCCCAGCCGAAGTGCTCCTTGTAATAGCGGAACAGCGCGGGGCGGCGGCAGGCGTAGCTCGGGTCGAGGAGAAAGTACTCCATGTTGACCGCCACGAATTCCAGCGGGCTGGTGGTTTCGTAGATGTCCGGGCTGCGGGCGACCTGATGGTTGTGCTGTTCACGTTCGCCGCGACGGCCGACGTATTGCGGCCAGCCGGCAAGGTCCAGCAGGCGCGGGTCGTCACTTAAGGTAAAGCGGCGGTCATTCTGGCCACGGCATTGGTCGGGCAGGCCGATCAGGCCGGTGATGTTGTTCTGACGGCTGCACCGCTGGATCAGTGTGCGATCTTCTTTGGACCACAGGCGCGCACGGTCATAAATGTGAGTCAGTTCATGCAGCACGGTGGCGAGCATTTCGCGGCGCACGGTGCCGTGGGGGCGGTTGGTTTTCTGGGTGGCGGCGCTGCCGTCGGTCAGGCTGTCGAGCAGGTTTTGGTTGAGGTCCAGTTCGGACACCAAGGAGGCCTGACCATAGGCGTTTTCAGGCATTTTGTCGGTCCAGCCGACATCAATGCGCCGGTCCAGCTGCTCGATAAAGCGCGGCGGCAAGGCGCGCATCGCTTCATCAAGCAATGCCTGGCTGGCCTGCTGTTGGGCCGGGCTCAAGCCATCGGTCTTGAGCCGCAGTTGCAGGCTGGCCTGGGCTGCGCCTGCACAGAGCAGCACAGTCCCGGCCAATAGCCAGGCGACCAGGCGCCTCACAGAGCGAGAATAGCTTCGGCGAGGGTCTGGTCACTGGCATCGCGGGCTTCCGGCACGCGGGTTCGCAGCGTATTGAACGCTGCTTCCAACTGCGCACCGCGGATTTCGCCATGGGTGGCGACGAAGCTGGCGGCGTCATCGTGCGCTTCGCGCACGACTTTGGAATCGCGGATGGATGTGGTGGTGTCCGAGGTGAAATCAATGGTGCGGGCCGAGGCGCGAACGATGATGTTACTGGTGGCCTTCAACGTTTGCGCGTGGGCGACATCGGCCAACAACAGCAGGCCGAGAGCGGCGGCGATCAGCGGGCTACGCATGGAATAACTCCAAAACAAAGATAGAAAACACAGATGATTATTGGACGAGAATTGCTTGCGCCAGTTCAAGGTCGCTTGCATGAAGTTTTGGCTGGGTGCGGCGCAGATAATCCAGCGCGGATTCCAGCCTGGCGCCCCGCCATTGGCCGTCAGTGGCGATAAAAGCGGCAGCGTCATCCTGGGCAGCCACTACCAACTTTCTGTCAAAAGGCGCAGAGGTCACCTTGCTGGTGGCATACGCGCTTATCACAGTGCTCTGCGTGGTCACATCAAAGGCCGAAGCCATTGGCGACCAGCAAGCGGAAAACAACACGGGAACAATTAACAGGCGGTATGAAAAAGCCATGGGACTCGACAACTGAAAGCGAGCGCCAAGGCTAGCGCAATGCCCGGGCGAGAGCCAGCGCTGACATATTTGGTAGCGGCTGGCGCTCTCTACGGCTAGCTACTTATCAGATGGCCAGAATCGCTTGGGCCAACTGTGCGTCAGTGGCGGTGTTCAGTTGCGGTGCTTGTTGACGGATTTGAGCCAAGGCGCTTTCCAGCTTCACCCCGCGGATAGCGCCTTCACTGGCGACAAAGCTGGCGGCATCGTCACGAGCTGCCCGCACGACTTTGTTGTCACGCAGCGAGGACGTGGCATCCGAAGTGGCATCGGAGGTGGCTTTCAGCGCGCCGACGATTGAGTCGGTGGTGACGATGAGGCTGCTCGCGTGGGCATTGGCGGCCACTGCCAACAGGGCGGCGGCACTCAGCAGGCGAAGACGGGACATGGAATCACTCCTGTAGATGAACGAATAAAGCGGCGCAAAGCGGCCACTGTGAAACCGACATTGTTGCGATTGAGCATCAGACGTCGGTTCTACAAGGTTCGCCACGTGATGACTGGATCTTAAGCTGCCGTTTGTCCGTTCGGAAGTCTCCTGGCGGTCTAATCACGCCAGAACGGTTTGGACAGCTCGGCCATTCGGTCGCCCTGGCTGATGCCGGCATCGGACAACTCACGCGGGTCGAGTTGAGCCAGTTGGTGCCGCTCGTGGGTTTGGCGCGCCCATCTGGCTAATGCGTGGGCAGTGCGAAGGATCAGTCGTTTAGCAGACGAGGTTTGCGTGTTCATGGCAAGGGCCTTCCATGGGTGTGGAGCTCCATGTTGGGCGTCTCCCCGCTACCGATACAGATACACCAAAGCTAAATTGTACCGCTTAACTGTTGTATTTTATTAACTGTACTGGTCGCTGCGAACCGCTTCTGTTTACCCTTGGAAAAGACCAAATCCCGGAAACAACAAAGCCCGCCTCCGGTTTCCCGGGGCGGGCTTTGCTTTGACAAATCAGGGTGCTGGCTGTGGACCCGACGGGTCAGGGCCAGCGGGCGCCAATTAGCGCCAGAACGGCTTGCTCAGCTCTTCATAGCGTTGAGCTTCGCTGATACCAGCGTCAGCCAGCAGACGCGAATCCAGACGAGCCAGTTGGTGGCGGCTGGAGATGCGGCGCTGCCACAACATCAGGTTGGCGAGAACGCGCAAAGGCAGGGAAGCCTGGGTGTTTACAGCTTTTTCTTCGAAGAACAGATCGGAACTGAGTGTACGTTCCATGATGACATCCTTCCGCTTGTGGCGGGATTAGGTAGTGGTTTAACTGATGCCAATGATCCTCCTCCGACGCAAGACTCTCTAGATACAGTTCACTTGTATTGTGAGGGGCCAGTTAACTGTTTATAGCGGCTGTACTGTACGGAAATGGGGCAACTGTACCTGTCTGCACTGAAACAGGGCGAAATAGGCAAATTCGCAGGTGGATGTGGGATATTTCAGTAGGAAATCACCGGTACAGCAGTACAGTTTTTTACAGAAATGCCATTGGCACTGCCGGGCTGATGCAACTGTGTTTGCATCAGCCCGAATCTGTATCAATCAAGCCTTGAGCATATGCCCGGTTTCTTCCAGGTTAATGTGCCAACTCAGTGCTTCGCGCAGGATATGCGGGGTGTGCCCGCCGATGGCGCAGGCAGCGTTGAAGTAACTGTTCAGGGCGTCGCGGTACGCCGGGTGTACGCAGTTGTCGATGATCACCCGGGCTCGTTCCCGTGGCGCCAGGCCGCGCAGGTCGGCAAGGCCCACTTCGGTGACCAGGATGTCGACGTCGTGCTCTGTGTGGTCCACATGACTGACCATCGGCACTACGCTGGAGATCGCGCCGCCTTTGGCAATCGACTTGGTAACAAAGATTGCCAGGTGCGCATTGCGCGCGAAATCCCCTGAGCCGCCAATGCCGTTCATCATCCGCGTGCCGCAGACGTGGGTGGAGTTGACGTTGCCGTAGATGTCGAATTCCAGCGCGGTATTGATGCCGATAATGCCCAGGCGCCGCACCACTTCAGGGTGGTTGGAGATTTCCTGCGGGCGCAGTACCAGTTTGTCCTTGTAGTGTTCCAAATTGCCGAACACGTCGGCATTGCGCCGTTCAGACAAGGTAATCGAGCTGCCCGAGGCGAAGCTCAGCTTGCCCGCGTCGATCAGGTCGAACGTCGAATCCTGCAACACTTCCGAATACATGGTCAGGTCTTCGAACGGCGATTCGATCAGGCCACACATCACCGCGTTGGCGATGTTGCCGATACCGGCCTGCAGCGGGCCGAGTTTGTTGGTCATGCGCCCGGCGTCCACTTCCTGCTTGAGGAAGTTGATCAGGTGGTTGGCGATGCCTTGGGTGTCGGCGTCCGGTGGCGTCACGGTCGAGGCGGAATCGGCCTGGTTGGTGATCACGATGGCGACAATCTTTTCCGGCGGGATCGGAATGGCGGTGCTGCCAATGCGGTCGTCGACTTTTACCAGCGGGATCGGTGTGCGAGTCGGCCGGTAGGTCGGGATATAGATGTCGTGCAGCCCTTCCAGGTTAGGGTTGTGCGCGAGGTTGATCTCGACGATCACTTGCTTGGCAAAAATCGCAAAGCTGGCCGAGTTGCCCACTGAGGTGGTCGGCACGATATGGCCTTGCTCGGTGATTGCGACGGCTTCGATTACCGCAATGTCCGGCAGCTTGAGCTGGTTGTTGCGCAGTTGCTCAACGGTTTCCGACAGATGCTGGTCGATAAACATCACTTCGCCGGCGTTGATTGCCTTGCGCAGGGTGCTGTCCACTTGGAAGGGCATGCGTCGGGACAGCACGCCGGCTTCGGTCAGTTGCTTGTCCAGGTCATTGCCCAGGCTGGCTCCTGTCATCAGGGTGATTTTCAGCGGGGATGTCTTGGCGCGTTCGGCCAGGGCGTGTGGGACGGCCTTGGCTTCACCGGCGCGGGTGAAGCCGCTCATGCCGACGGTCATGCCGTCCTCGATCAGTGCTGCGGCATCTGCCGCGCTCATGACCTTGTTCAACAACGAAGGCAAGCGGATACGATCACGGTACATGGATTGTTATCTCGGGCTACGGAAGCAAGGTGGGCAGTTTAGTGATTTCAAAAAATTTCGGCCCGCTACCATGGTCGAATGCCGGGCAGCGATTTAGAGCCTTTGGTCGGGTTTCAGGCGTGTGCAGAGCGGGACGCAGAGCATCCCGGGATGCTTTGCCACGCAGAGCATGGGAACGATCAGCATGGGAACGATCATAAAAAAACCCCAGCCTACGGGAGGCCAGGGTTTAGGGTATTGCGCTGGCGCAGTTTTATTCGACGGCTTTGACCATATCTTCGATGACCTTCT
The sequence above is a segment of the Pseudomonas sp. R76 genome. Coding sequences within it:
- a CDS encoding CitMHS family transporter, whose amino-acid sequence is MLTFLGFAMVITFMFLIMTKRLSALIALIIVPILFALFGGFAPKIGPMMLEGITKLAPTGVMLMFAILYFALMIDSGLFDPAVRKILKMVKGDPLKVSVGTAVLALVVSLDGDGATTYMICVAAMLPLYKRIGMSPRIMAGLIILAGGVMNMTPWGGPTARAASALHVDPSDIFVPMIPAMAVGVVAILVIAYMYGKRERARLGELHLQGDEIDHSEISVSQFPDARRPKLIWFNGALTFALMCTLIAGLLPLPVLFMVAFSIAMIVNYPCLQMQKDRVAAHAGSVLAVTGLIFAAGIFTGILSGTGMVDAMSKSLLAVIPDALGPYLAVITALVSMPFTFFMSNDAFYYGVLPVLAEAASHYGITAVEMARASIVGQPVHLLSPLVPSTYLLVALAGIEFGDHQRFTLKWAVLVCLCIMFAALLMGIFPLFSTL
- a CDS encoding DUF7844 domain-containing protein — its product is MRRLVAWLLAGTVLLCAGAAQASLQLRLKTDGLSPAQQQASQALLDEAMRALPPRFIEQLDRRIDVGWTDKMPENAYGQASLVSELDLNQNLLDSLTDGSAATQKTNRPHGTVRREMLATVLHELTHIYDRARLWSKEDRTLIQRCSRQNNITGLIGLPDQCRGQNDRRFTLSDDPRLLDLAGWPQYVGRRGEREQHNHQVARSPDIYETTSPLEFVAVNMEYFLLDPSYACRRPALFRYYKEHFGWAPPEQDTCAKTYAFLNAGNDFAKTPLGQVDPERVYEIDYLLAEANQNLVSRWGHSMLRLVICAPGRPRGPDCRLDLDQHLVLSYRAFVSDVQLSSWDGLVGKYPSRLFVLPLAQVIDEYTKTELRGLASVPLKLTRQEIEDTVEHAAEMHWSYDGNYFFISNNCAVESLKLLRSGSANPQLTGLDNITPNGLLEVLSARGLADTSVLNDKREALRLGYHFDSFRERYQAMFDVLRKHLPIKQTQVEDWLSLSAEERRQWFSQADLRTSAALLLLEQASYRRQLMLAQDEVKQRYLGARELKNGGMEKANKTLQQILANSGFLSRPAELLGSGGYGLPQPSESKRLESESAERQKQLQSLTGDLDKEVRVLLEPSRAAEIAACEANLKQVGEHLRALHKAAGGLEIP
- a CDS encoding DUF2388 domain-containing protein: MRSPLIAAALGLLLLADVAHAQTLKATSNIIVRASARTIDFTSDTTTSIRDSKVVREAHDDAASFVATHGEIRGAQLEAAFNTLRTRVPEARDASDQTLAEAILAL
- a CDS encoding DUF2388 domain-containing protein → MAFSYRLLIVPVLFSACWSPMASAFDVTTQSTVISAYATSKVTSAPFDRKLVVAAQDDAAAFIATDGQWRGARLESALDYLRRTQPKLHASDLELAQAILVQ
- a CDS encoding DUF2388 domain-containing protein, with the translated sequence MSRLRLLSAAALLAVAANAHASSLIVTTDSIVGALKATSDATSDATSSLRDNKVVRAARDDAASFVASEGAIRGVKLESALAQIRQQAPQLNTATDAQLAQAILAI
- a CDS encoding DUF1127 domain-containing protein, encoding MNTQTSSAKRLILRTAHALARWARQTHERHQLAQLDPRELSDAGISQGDRMAELSKPFWRD
- a CDS encoding DUF1127 domain-containing protein, with protein sequence MERTLSSDLFFEEKAVNTQASLPLRVLANLMLWQRRISSRHQLARLDSRLLADAGISEAQRYEELSKPFWR
- a CDS encoding acetyl-CoA hydrolase/transferase family protein; translation: MYRDRIRLPSLLNKVMSAADAAALIEDGMTVGMSGFTRAGEAKAVPHALAERAKTSPLKITLMTGASLGNDLDKQLTEAGVLSRRMPFQVDSTLRKAINAGEVMFIDQHLSETVEQLRNNQLKLPDIAVIEAVAITEQGHIVPTTSVGNSASFAIFAKQVIVEINLAHNPNLEGLHDIYIPTYRPTRTPIPLVKVDDRIGSTAIPIPPEKIVAIVITNQADSASTVTPPDADTQGIANHLINFLKQEVDAGRMTNKLGPLQAGIGNIANAVMCGLIESPFEDLTMYSEVLQDSTFDLIDAGKLSFASGSSITLSERRNADVFGNLEHYKDKLVLRPQEISNHPEVVRRLGIIGINTALEFDIYGNVNSTHVCGTRMMNGIGGSGDFARNAHLAIFVTKSIAKGGAISSVVPMVSHVDHTEHDVDILVTEVGLADLRGLAPRERARVIIDNCVHPAYRDALNSYFNAACAIGGHTPHILREALSWHINLEETGHMLKA